In Entomomonas moraniae, one DNA window encodes the following:
- the recG gene encoding ATP-dependent DNA helicase RecG, with protein sequence MADLAHTAITHLKGVGDALAEKLAKLSIVTLQDLLFHLPLRYQDRTRITPIGALFAGQDAVVEGAVISASVLMGRRRSLLVKLQDGSGTIGLRFYFFNQSQKNSFIKGARVRCFGDVRAGASGLELYHPEYRIIADDKIMPVEQTLTPIYPTTEGLTQQRLRQLVEQTLGLLSSHNLPDYLPTNLIEHYDLGDLREAICYLHHPPPDANAQLLAEGKHWAQKRLIFEELLSHQLSLQRLREQIRSQSAIAIVHSTKLVPDYLKQLPFSPTQAQQRVVQEVTYDLGMPLPMLRLVQGDVGAGKTVVAALSALPVIEAGYQVALMAPTEILAEQHFLTFQRWFEPLGIKVAWLAGKLKGKARQNALTDIAEGAAMVIGTHALFQRDVFFKQLALVIIDEQHRFGVEQRLALRDKSVDGLFLPHQLIMTATPIPRTLAMSAYADLDTSILDELPPGRTPVSTVVLPDSRRPEVITRVQQACKEGKQAYWVCTLIEESEELTCQAAETTFTELSELLQGVSIGLIHGRMKANEKVALMQRFKEGELQLLVATTVIEVGVDVPNASLMIIENPERLGLAQLHQLRGRVGRGQAESFCLLLYHAPLSRIAQERLSIMRETNDGFIIAEKDLEIRGPGEVLGTRQTGLLQFKVADLMRDSDLLPDIREATQELLENHKESIDLLLDRWVANRERYGQV encoded by the coding sequence ATGGCGGATTTAGCCCATACTGCAATTACACACCTAAAAGGTGTTGGTGATGCGTTAGCTGAAAAGTTAGCCAAGCTATCTATTGTTACCTTACAAGATTTACTGTTTCATTTACCACTACGCTATCAGGATAGAACACGAATCACACCCATAGGTGCGCTGTTTGCAGGACAAGATGCCGTGGTCGAGGGAGCAGTGATTTCTGCCAGTGTCTTGATGGGACGCCGTCGCAGCTTGTTGGTAAAGTTGCAAGATGGTAGCGGTACGATTGGTTTAAGATTTTATTTTTTTAATCAATCACAAAAAAACTCTTTTATCAAAGGTGCCCGTGTGAGGTGCTTTGGCGATGTGCGTGCAGGCGCATCAGGATTAGAACTCTATCACCCAGAATATCGTATTATTGCAGACGATAAAATAATGCCTGTCGAGCAGACATTAACACCGATTTACCCGACTACAGAGGGTCTTACTCAGCAACGATTAAGACAGTTAGTTGAGCAAACATTGGGTTTATTAAGTAGCCATAACTTACCCGATTATTTACCAACGAATTTAATTGAGCACTATGACTTAGGTGATTTGAGAGAAGCTATTTGTTATCTTCATCACCCACCACCAGATGCTAATGCACAATTATTAGCAGAGGGTAAACATTGGGCACAAAAAAGATTAATTTTTGAAGAACTACTTAGCCACCAGCTATCATTACAGCGTTTGCGTGAGCAAATTAGAAGCCAGTCAGCGATAGCCATTGTACATTCAACTAAACTAGTGCCTGATTATTTAAAACAGTTACCGTTCAGCCCTACTCAAGCACAGCAACGCGTTGTACAAGAAGTAACTTATGATCTTGGTATGCCGCTTCCCATGTTACGTTTAGTACAGGGGGATGTGGGGGCTGGTAAGACGGTTGTTGCCGCGTTATCTGCGTTGCCCGTAATAGAAGCGGGTTATCAAGTAGCACTGATGGCGCCTACGGAGATTTTAGCTGAACAGCATTTTCTAACGTTTCAGCGTTGGTTTGAACCGCTAGGTATTAAGGTGGCTTGGTTAGCAGGAAAGTTAAAAGGAAAAGCGCGGCAGAATGCGTTAACTGATATTGCTGAAGGTGCGGCAATGGTGATAGGCACGCATGCGCTATTTCAACGTGATGTTTTTTTTAAGCAATTGGCTTTGGTCATTATTGATGAGCAACACCGTTTTGGTGTTGAACAACGTTTGGCATTAAGAGATAAAAGTGTTGATGGTCTATTTCTACCTCATCAGTTGATTATGACCGCTACGCCTATTCCAAGAACGCTCGCAATGAGTGCTTATGCTGATTTAGATACTTCTATTCTCGATGAGTTACCACCGGGGCGAACGCCCGTATCAACTGTTGTTTTACCTGATAGTCGCAGGCCAGAAGTTATTACTCGTGTCCAGCAAGCTTGTAAAGAGGGAAAGCAGGCGTATTGGGTGTGTACATTGATTGAGGAGTCAGAAGAGCTGACTTGCCAAGCGGCTGAAACAACATTTACGGAATTGTCTGAGTTATTGCAGGGCGTTTCTATTGGGCTGATTCATGGACGAATGAAAGCAAATGAGAAAGTAGCATTGATGCAACGTTTCAAAGAGGGTGAGTTACAGCTACTTGTTGCTACCACAGTGATTGAAGTAGGGGTGGATGTGCCTAATGCAAGCTTAATGATTATTGAGAATCCTGAACGATTGGGCTTGGCACAATTACATCAGCTTCGTGGTCGAGTGGGAAGGGGCCAAGCAGAAAGTTTTTGTTTATTGCTATACCATGCGCCTTTATCAAGAATAGCACAAGAGCGTTTGTCTATTATGCGTGAAACCAATGATGGCTTTATTATTGCCGAAAAGGATTTGGAAATTAGAGGACCCGGTGAAGTATTAGGAACTCGACAAACAGGATTATTACAATTTAAAGTGGCAGATCTAATGCGCGATAGCGACTTGTTGCCTGATATTCGAGAAGCTACACAAGAACTCTTAGAAAATCATAAAGAAAGCATCGATTTGTTACTTGATCGTTGGGTAGCTAACCGAGAACGTTACGGACAAGTCTAA
- the gmhB gene encoding D-glycero-beta-D-manno-heptose 1,7-bisphosphate 7-phosphatase: MKLIILDRDGVINHDSDDYIKSVDEWMPIEGSIEAIARLNKAGWTIAVATNQSGIARGYYDLNMLDAMHDKLRQLVASEGGQIGLIAYCPHGPDDGCDCRKPNTGLLKQIADYYQVSLTGKWFVGDSATDLALAERMACQPVLVKTGKGLRTLSKGVNPNVLIFEDLVAVTDYLLS, translated from the coding sequence ATGAAGTTAATTATTTTAGATCGTGATGGAGTTATTAATCATGACTCCGATGATTATATTAAATCAGTTGATGAGTGGATGCCGATTGAAGGCTCGATTGAAGCGATTGCTAGACTAAATAAAGCTGGTTGGACCATTGCTGTTGCAACTAATCAATCAGGTATTGCACGTGGTTATTATGACCTTAATATGTTAGATGCAATGCATGATAAGCTTAGGCAGTTGGTAGCAAGCGAGGGTGGGCAGATAGGTTTGATTGCTTATTGCCCTCATGGCCCAGATGATGGTTGTGATTGTCGCAAGCCAAATACGGGTCTGCTCAAACAAATAGCGGATTATTATCAGGTTTCACTCACTGGCAAATGGTTTGTTGGTGATAGTGCAACAGATTTGGCTTTAGCTGAGCGTATGGCCTGTCAGCCTGTACTTGTTAAAACGGGTAAAGGGCTACGAACCTTAAGTAAAGGCGTTAACCCTAACGTGCTTATTTTTGAAGACTTAGTTGCTGTTACCGATTATTTACTCTCGTAG
- a CDS encoding lysophospholipid acyltransferase family protein: MKKKLSFLQALRTSLFYLLLSCSVLIWGIVCLAVFLFIPYAWLMKGFIQPWCRFVVGLASVVVGVKYNITGLENLPKNACVIVSKHQSTWETIFYTGLIYPISNVLKRELQFIPFFGWMLALSRQVAINRGTPKEAFKQLLDKGSKLLKAGHYIVIFPEGTRTLPGQNGRFTRGGITLAATAGVEAVPVAHNAGEFWPKKGWAKFPGVINVVFGEPIKPQGSDAESIAQANKAAEAWIVTTMQKITSPIFLEKGNETTLSGS; this comes from the coding sequence ATGAAGAAAAAGTTATCATTTCTGCAAGCTTTACGTACCTCGCTATTTTATCTGCTTTTATCATGCAGTGTCTTAATATGGGGTATTGTATGTTTGGCTGTATTTTTATTCATACCCTATGCGTGGTTAATGAAAGGTTTTATACAACCGTGGTGCCGATTTGTTGTAGGCTTAGCTAGTGTTGTGGTTGGAGTTAAATACAACATCACAGGTTTAGAGAATCTACCTAAAAATGCTTGTGTCATTGTTTCAAAACATCAGAGTACTTGGGAAACGATCTTTTATACAGGGCTTATTTACCCAATCAGTAATGTATTAAAAAGAGAGTTACAGTTTATTCCTTTCTTTGGATGGATGTTGGCCTTGAGTCGGCAAGTGGCTATTAATCGAGGGACACCGAAAGAAGCCTTTAAACAACTATTAGATAAAGGCTCGAAACTATTAAAAGCAGGGCACTATATTGTTATTTTTCCTGAAGGAACGCGCACGCTGCCTGGTCAAAATGGTCGTTTTACTCGCGGGGGGATTACCCTTGCCGCCACAGCAGGTGTTGAAGCTGTTCCCGTTGCTCATAATGCCGGTGAGTTTTGGCCTAAAAAAGGTTGGGCAAAGTTTCCGGGGGTAATCAACGTTGTATTTGGTGAACCAATTAAGCCACAAGGTAGCGATGCAGAAAGCATTGCACAAGCAAACAAAGCAGCAGAAGCATGGATTGTGACAACCATGCAAAAGATTACATCTCCTATATTCTTAGAAAAGGGGAACGAAACGACGTTGTCTGGGTCTTAA
- the rpoZ gene encoding DNA-directed RNA polymerase subunit omega has product MARITVEDCLEHVDNRFELVMLAGKRARQLSTGGREPLVAWENDKPTVVALREIADGLLTKEFVEQESIVHEEPLFMAFEEGQMDSFKG; this is encoded by the coding sequence ATGGCTCGTATTACTGTAGAAGACTGTCTAGAACACGTAGATAATCGCTTTGAACTTGTGATGTTAGCAGGTAAACGTGCGAGACAATTATCAACAGGTGGACGTGAACCACTTGTGGCGTGGGAAAATGATAAACCCACCGTTGTTGCATTACGTGAAATTGCCGATGGTTTATTAACTAAAGAATTTGTTGAGCAAGAATCTATTGTACATGAAGAACCTTTATTCATGGCATTTGAAGAAGGACAAATGGATAGCTTTAAAGGCTAA
- the gmk gene encoding guanylate kinase: protein MQRGTLYVISAPSGAGKTSLVKALLDRQPTLSVAVSHTTRAPREGEQEGVNYFFVSKEKFAEMLEQNAFLEYATVFNNYYGTASFWVEESLNKGQDLILEIDWQGAQQVRKLIPDAKLIFILPPSRDILKQRLVQRGQDTDEVINHRMSQAINEISHYVEFDYLIVNDDFEKALGDLESIISSQRLNCLKQREKLQDLLKDLLS from the coding sequence ATGCAGCGTGGTACTCTTTATGTCATTTCAGCACCTTCGGGGGCAGGAAAAACAAGTCTGGTAAAGGCGTTATTAGATCGTCAACCAACATTGAGTGTCGCGGTTTCTCATACAACGAGAGCTCCCCGAGAAGGTGAGCAAGAAGGTGTAAACTATTTCTTTGTGAGCAAAGAGAAGTTTGCTGAGATGTTAGAACAGAATGCTTTTCTTGAATATGCGACTGTCTTTAATAATTATTATGGGACTGCTTCCTTTTGGGTAGAGGAGTCACTTAATAAAGGACAAGATCTTATTTTAGAAATTGATTGGCAAGGTGCTCAGCAAGTTAGAAAGCTTATTCCTGATGCTAAACTCATCTTTATTTTACCGCCTTCGCGAGATATTTTAAAACAACGATTAGTCCAAAGAGGACAAGATACTGACGAAGTAATTAATCATAGAATGTCACAGGCTATTAATGAAATTAGCCACTATGTTGAGTTTGACTATTTAATAGTTAATGATGATTTTGAAAAAGCATTAGGTGACTTAGAGAGTATTATTAGCTCTCAGCGCTTAAATTGCTTGAAACAACGTGAAAAACTGCAAGATTTATTAAAAGACCTCTTGTCATAA
- a CDS encoding hydrogen peroxide-inducible genes activator codes for MTLTELRYIVVLAQEKHFGKAADRCTVSQPTLSVGVKKIEKELGVYIFERSKNSVRLTPVGEIIVEQAKKVLEQTQVIRELALIGKDQLSAPLRVGAIYTIGPYLFPHLIPELHTIAPNMPLYIEENFTHVLKEKLKAGDLDAIIVALPFSDVDIVAKPLYDEYFDVLLPAKHPWAKRKSINPDELSGKTLLLLGEGHCFRDQVLEACPTHKEHGGNGSEYTEVESTSLETIRHMVASGLGVSVLPHSAIHSPYYAEGVVEVRPFSAPKPKRTVAIAWRMSFPRAKAIDVLVDAIQRCADNIL; via the coding sequence ATGACGCTCACAGAACTTCGTTACATTGTTGTATTGGCACAAGAAAAACACTTTGGTAAAGCGGCTGATCGTTGTACCGTCAGTCAACCAACGTTGTCTGTGGGTGTTAAAAAGATAGAAAAAGAGCTGGGTGTCTATATTTTTGAGCGCAGTAAAAACTCTGTGCGCTTAACGCCTGTGGGTGAGATTATTGTCGAACAGGCAAAGAAAGTACTAGAGCAAACCCAGGTGATACGTGAGTTGGCACTGATTGGTAAAGACCAGTTGTCCGCCCCTTTAAGGGTGGGTGCAATCTATACCATAGGGCCTTATTTGTTTCCCCACCTTATCCCTGAGTTACACACTATTGCTCCAAATATGCCTTTGTACATAGAGGAAAACTTTACTCATGTGCTAAAAGAAAAATTAAAGGCTGGGGATCTGGATGCCATTATTGTTGCACTACCTTTTAGCGATGTCGATATTGTAGCGAAACCTTTGTATGACGAATACTTTGATGTTTTGTTACCCGCGAAGCATCCTTGGGCTAAGCGTAAATCTATCAATCCTGATGAATTGTCAGGTAAGACACTCTTACTATTAGGTGAGGGGCATTGTTTTCGTGATCAAGTGTTAGAAGCCTGCCCAACACATAAGGAACACGGTGGTAATGGTAGTGAGTATACAGAAGTAGAATCTACATCGCTTGAAACTATTCGCCATATGGTTGCCTCTGGATTAGGTGTTTCTGTGCTTCCTCATTCTGCTATTCATAGCCCTTACTATGCTGAAGGAGTAGTTGAAGTCAGACCTTTCTCTGCACCAAAACCTAAAAGAACAGTTGCTATTGCTTGGCGTATGAGTTTTCCAAGGGCTAAGGCAATTGATGTATTAGTTGACGCTATTCAGCGTTGTGCAGACAACATACTTTAA
- a CDS encoding RidA family protein — translation MRKEVIKTEKAPAAIGTYSQAIKVGETVYLSGQIPLNPLTMQLIDGGFEAQAVQVFENLKAVAEAAGGSLQNIVKLNIYLTDLDNFTKLNEIMGRYFAEPYPARAAIGISALPKGSLVEMDAVLVLG, via the coding sequence ATGAGAAAAGAAGTCATCAAAACAGAAAAGGCTCCTGCGGCAATTGGTACTTACTCACAAGCAATAAAGGTTGGTGAAACCGTTTATTTGTCAGGACAAATTCCTTTAAATCCGTTAACCATGCAGTTAATTGATGGTGGGTTTGAAGCGCAGGCTGTACAAGTGTTCGAGAATTTAAAAGCAGTAGCTGAAGCCGCTGGCGGAAGCTTACAAAATATTGTGAAACTAAATATCTATTTAACTGATTTGGATAATTTTACTAAACTAAATGAAATTATGGGTCGTTATTTTGCAGAGCCTTATCCTGCACGTGCGGCAATCGGTATTAGTGCTTTACCCAAGGGCTCATTGGTGGAGATGGATGCTGTTTTAGTCTTGGGATAG
- a CDS encoding gamma carbonic anhydrase family protein, which produces MSIRPYNGKSPVIGSDVFIDESAIIIGDVELGEQCSIWPYAVIRGDVNSIRIGARSNVQDGCVLHVTHKNEESGKEGSPLTIGEDVTIGHKAVLHGCTIGNRVLIGMGSIILDNVEISSDVIIGAGTVVPPGKKLNGGYLYVGNPARQLRPLIESEKEFLLYSAQQYIKLKNTY; this is translated from the coding sequence ATGTCAATTCGCCCTTACAATGGTAAGTCACCTGTTATAGGCAGTGATGTTTTTATTGATGAATCCGCCATTATTATTGGTGATGTTGAACTTGGAGAACAATGTTCAATTTGGCCTTATGCTGTGATTCGTGGTGATGTTAATAGCATTCGTATTGGTGCACGAAGCAATGTCCAAGATGGTTGTGTATTACATGTTACACACAAAAATGAAGAGTCTGGGAAAGAAGGATCACCTCTCACCATTGGTGAGGATGTAACCATTGGGCATAAAGCGGTTCTACATGGTTGCACAATTGGTAATCGTGTATTAATCGGTATGGGCAGTATTATTCTAGATAATGTCGAAATCAGTAGTGATGTTATCATTGGTGCGGGAACGGTCGTTCCACCCGGGAAAAAACTAAATGGTGGGTATCTATATGTTGGGAACCCTGCTAGGCAACTACGCCCGCTGATTGAGTCTGAAAAAGAGTTTTTATTGTACAGTGCTCAGCAATATATAAAACTTAAAAATACTTATTAA
- a CDS encoding RelA/SpoT family protein — translation MLTIDSLADRLSEYLTPVQVNGIRRAYYYADQAHDGQRRRSGEKYITHPLAVASILADMHMDHQSLMAAMLHDVIEDTGIPKEALVEQFSEAVADLVDGVSKLTQISFDSKEQAQAENFQKMAMAMARDIRVIIVKLADRLHNMRTLEVMSPPKRRRIAKETLEIYAPIANRLGMRDVQVSLEDLSFKAMHPMRSSLIGKAVQKVSGHRREVVAKFQSAIEACIVRENLQGTVTGREKHFYSIYKKMKDKKKSFNEIMDIYAFRIVVDSVDMCYRVLGAMHNLFKPVPGRFKDYIAIPKANGYQSLHTSLFGMNGIPIEVQIRTKEMDEMASYGIAAHWLYKSGSDEVNQSRVKRWVKNLLELQQRAGSSLEFVENVKTDLFPDEVYVFTPKGRIMELVKGSTAVDFAYAVHTDVGNTCIACRIDRHLAPLSQILESGSTVEIVCSPNARPNPAWLNFIVTGRARTNIRHALKQQKQKESIKLGESLLSKELSANGFGLDQIEPERIDAVLKEYKLACLEDLFEEIGLGNRVSYFVAQHLVKGFDKTTANKKPLEITGTEGLVISYAKCCYPIPRDPIIGHLSIGKGIVVHIENCKSIADKTDTDKYIPLQWAINISGEFEVQLHVELEQQRGLIALLADAVNVADANIEKISVDERDGKTCVVTMVVTVHNRVHLSQVIKKLRLINGIIKIARSRH, via the coding sequence ATGCTAACAATTGATAGTTTAGCTGATCGCTTATCTGAATACCTAACACCCGTGCAGGTTAATGGTATTCGACGTGCCTATTATTACGCAGATCAAGCTCATGATGGGCAACGCCGCCGTAGTGGTGAAAAATATATCACCCACCCCTTAGCTGTTGCCAGTATTTTAGCGGATATGCATATGGATCATCAAAGCCTTATGGCTGCGATGTTACATGATGTTATTGAAGATACGGGGATTCCCAAAGAGGCACTGGTTGAGCAATTTAGCGAGGCAGTTGCTGACTTGGTAGATGGTGTTAGCAAATTAACCCAAATATCTTTCGATAGTAAAGAGCAAGCGCAAGCAGAGAACTTTCAAAAAATGGCCATGGCCATGGCTCGAGACATTCGAGTAATTATTGTTAAATTAGCCGATCGCTTGCACAATATGAGAACGTTGGAGGTAATGTCTCCCCCTAAACGTCGTCGTATTGCGAAAGAAACCCTCGAAATTTATGCCCCTATAGCAAATCGATTAGGGATGCGTGATGTGCAAGTTAGCTTAGAAGATCTTAGCTTTAAAGCCATGCATCCAATGCGTTCATCTTTAATTGGTAAGGCCGTTCAAAAAGTCAGTGGTCATCGTCGTGAGGTTGTTGCAAAGTTTCAGTCAGCTATTGAAGCCTGTATTGTAAGGGAAAACTTACAGGGTACAGTAACAGGGCGCGAGAAGCATTTCTATAGTATCTACAAGAAAATGAAAGACAAAAAAAAGTCTTTTAATGAGATTATGGATATTTATGCTTTTCGCATTGTTGTTGACTCCGTCGATATGTGTTATCGCGTATTAGGTGCAATGCATAACCTATTTAAACCTGTTCCAGGACGTTTTAAAGATTATATTGCTATTCCCAAAGCCAATGGTTATCAATCATTACACACTTCCCTTTTTGGGATGAATGGGATTCCGATAGAAGTTCAAATCCGCACCAAAGAAATGGATGAAATGGCCAGCTATGGCATTGCTGCTCACTGGCTGTATAAATCGGGCAGTGATGAAGTCAATCAGTCTCGAGTGAAGCGTTGGGTTAAGAACTTGCTAGAGCTTCAACAACGGGCGGGCAGTTCATTAGAATTTGTTGAGAACGTTAAGACCGACCTCTTTCCAGATGAAGTTTATGTATTTACGCCTAAAGGGCGTATTATGGAGTTAGTGAAGGGGTCAACAGCTGTTGATTTCGCCTATGCTGTTCATACTGACGTGGGTAATACTTGTATTGCTTGCCGTATTGATCGCCACTTAGCGCCTTTATCACAAATATTAGAAAGTGGTTCAACGGTTGAAATTGTTTGTTCTCCAAATGCGAGGCCTAATCCTGCATGGTTAAACTTTATTGTAACAGGGCGCGCTAGAACAAATATTCGCCACGCTTTAAAACAACAGAAGCAAAAAGAATCTATTAAGTTAGGTGAAAGCCTATTAAGTAAAGAGTTATCAGCCAATGGGTTTGGTTTGGATCAAATAGAGCCAGAACGTATTGATGCTGTCTTAAAAGAATATAAGTTGGCATGTCTTGAAGATCTGTTTGAAGAAATAGGGCTGGGTAATCGAGTTTCTTACTTTGTAGCACAACATTTGGTTAAAGGATTTGATAAAACGACAGCTAATAAAAAGCCACTTGAAATTACCGGCACTGAAGGATTAGTTATTAGTTATGCAAAATGTTGCTATCCTATTCCACGTGATCCGATTATTGGTCATCTATCCATAGGCAAAGGAATTGTCGTCCACATAGAAAATTGCAAGTCTATTGCTGATAAGACCGATACTGATAAATATATCCCTTTACAATGGGCCATTAATATCTCGGGAGAGTTTGAAGTTCAATTGCATGTTGAACTTGAACAACAACGTGGATTGATTGCGTTACTTGCTGATGCCGTCAATGTAGCTGACGCTAATATTGAAAAGATCAGTGTGGACGAACGAGATGGTAAAACTTGTGTTGTTACGATGGTTGTAACTGTACATAATCGTGTGCATTTATCTCAAGTAATTAAGAAGTTACGCCTTATTAATGGTATTATAAAAATAGCAAGATCAAGACATTAA
- the glyS gene encoding glycine--tRNA ligase subunit beta, which translates to MSTKDFLVELGTEELPPKALKTLSEAFQTGIEKGLKEAGLNYKRIQSYAAPRRLAVLVTDLEEHQTDRTQTIDGPPRQAAFGSDGQPTQAALGFARKCGVDLADVDQSGPKLRFVQTIKGQATASLLPDIVSNSLDSLPIPKRMRWAARREEFVRPTQWLVMLFGDEVVDCEILTQKAGRESRGHRFHNPAPVHISSPANYVEDLRSAHVLADFAERKQFIANKVAELAKQNQGTAIVPEDLLNEVTALVEWPVPLVCRFEERFLQVPQEALISTMQDNQKYFCLLDEVGKLLPLFITVANIDSKDPTQIIEGNEKVVRPRLTDAEFFFKQDLKQPLEAFNERLKNVVFQAKLGTVYDKATRVSQLAAIVAQEIGADTKQAARAGILSKADLATEMVGEFPEMQGIAGYYYALTGGEANDVALALNEQYMPRNMGGELPSTLVGASVAIADKLDTLVGIFGIGMLPTGSKDPYALRRAALGILRILIEKRLELNLSELVDQAITLYSDRIENKALNTQVLDFIFDRLRARYEDEGINITTYQAVRALKPVSPLDFDQRVQAVEAFRSLPEAAPLSFANKRVQSILEKVTPQDIAASVEASLLQEKEEIALAEAVKQLESKVSQLSADRNYTEALNCLSSLQVLLDGFFDDVFVNAEDMKVRANRYALLAQIRQLFLGIADISLLD; encoded by the coding sequence ATGAGTACTAAAGATTTTTTAGTGGAACTAGGTACTGAAGAGCTACCACCTAAAGCATTAAAAACGCTATCAGAAGCATTCCAAACAGGTATTGAGAAAGGCTTAAAAGAAGCAGGATTAAACTATAAACGTATTCAGTCTTATGCTGCACCTAGACGTTTAGCAGTGCTAGTGACAGATTTAGAAGAACATCAAACTGATCGTACACAAACTATTGATGGCCCACCTCGACAAGCAGCATTTGGTTCTGATGGGCAACCAACACAAGCAGCATTAGGGTTTGCACGTAAATGTGGTGTTGATTTAGCTGACGTTGACCAATCAGGGCCTAAATTGCGTTTTGTGCAAACAATAAAAGGGCAAGCGACAGCCAGTTTATTACCTGACATCGTGAGTAATTCTTTAGACAGTTTACCGATCCCTAAAAGAATGCGTTGGGCTGCTAGACGTGAAGAGTTTGTTAGACCCACACAATGGTTGGTGATGTTGTTTGGTGATGAGGTAGTTGATTGTGAAATCTTGACACAAAAAGCTGGGCGAGAGTCAAGAGGGCATCGTTTCCATAATCCTGCACCTGTTCATATTTCATCCCCTGCAAATTATGTAGAAGATTTACGTAGCGCTCATGTATTGGCTGATTTTGCAGAGCGTAAGCAGTTTATTGCTAATAAAGTAGCTGAGTTGGCCAAACAAAACCAAGGTACGGCTATTGTTCCAGAAGACTTACTTAATGAAGTGACAGCACTTGTCGAGTGGCCTGTACCGCTAGTTTGCCGATTTGAAGAGCGCTTTTTACAAGTGCCACAAGAGGCTCTTATTTCAACGATGCAAGATAATCAAAAATATTTTTGCTTGTTGGATGAGGTTGGCAAACTCCTGCCATTATTTATAACGGTTGCCAATATTGACAGTAAAGACCCAACCCAAATTATTGAAGGTAATGAAAAAGTTGTGCGTCCACGCTTAACGGATGCAGAGTTTTTCTTTAAGCAAGACTTAAAGCAACCTTTAGAAGCGTTTAATGAGCGTTTAAAAAATGTTGTGTTTCAAGCAAAACTAGGTACTGTTTATGACAAAGCAACCCGAGTTAGCCAGTTAGCTGCTATTGTGGCTCAAGAGATAGGTGCTGATACTAAACAGGCTGCGCGTGCGGGTATTTTATCTAAAGCAGATCTTGCAACTGAAATGGTGGGTGAGTTTCCTGAAATGCAAGGCATTGCTGGATATTATTATGCCCTGACTGGGGGAGAGGCAAATGATGTTGCGTTGGCTTTAAATGAGCAATACATGCCACGTAATATGGGGGGAGAGCTTCCCTCAACATTAGTTGGTGCAAGTGTTGCCATTGCTGATAAATTAGATACCCTAGTGGGGATCTTTGGTATCGGTATGCTCCCAACGGGAAGTAAAGACCCTTATGCGCTTCGTCGAGCAGCATTAGGTATTCTTCGTATCCTTATTGAAAAGCGGTTAGAACTTAATTTGTCTGAGTTAGTTGATCAAGCGATAACACTCTATAGTGATCGTATTGAAAATAAAGCATTAAACACACAAGTTTTAGATTTTATTTTTGATAGGCTACGTGCTCGGTATGAAGATGAAGGCATTAATATCACCACATATCAAGCAGTACGTGCCTTAAAACCTGTTTCACCACTTGATTTTGACCAACGTGTGCAAGCTGTTGAAGCTTTCCGCAGTCTGCCAGAAGCGGCACCTTTATCATTTGCCAATAAGCGCGTACAGAGTATTTTAGAAAAGGTTACGCCACAAGATATTGCGGCATCTGTTGAGGCTTCACTATTACAAGAGAAAGAAGAAATCGCATTGGCCGAAGCCGTCAAACAATTAGAAAGTAAGGTTTCTCAATTAAGTGCTGATCGTAATTATACAGAAGCGCTCAATTGCTTATCTTCTTTACAAGTATTGCTTGATGGGTTCTTTGATGATGTATTTGTTAATGCGGAAGATATGAAAGTTCGAGCTAATCGTTATGCGTTACTTGCACAGATTCGCCAATTATTTTTGGGTATAGCTGATATATCGTTACTTGATTAA